From one Eucalyptus grandis isolate ANBG69807.140 chromosome 9, ASM1654582v1, whole genome shotgun sequence genomic stretch:
- the LOC120285952 gene encoding phosphoglycerate mutase-like protein 4 isoform X1 translates to MEDAVRIAKSVELGSRDAVELNDNRDARSVHPSVDHAEIVVVRHGQTDWNVDYRIQGHLDVKLNEVGRQQTRAVADRLSKEREISTIYSSDLKRAIETTEVIAATCGVREVIKDPDLREQNPGKLQGLSEIEAASLYPQIYEAYRSRRWDQEIPGGESKDQVYRRCTSCLQNIGLKHKGGRVVVVTHGTVHRSIYRQARPNEGPAPKVQNGSISILHLFSRDDWVIKSWGDHSHLNQTEEKL, encoded by the exons ATGGAGGACGCAGTACGCATAGCGAAATCGGTGGAGCTAGGgtctag AGATGCTGTTGAATTGAATGATAATAGAGATGCTCGATCAGTTCACCCTAGTGTAGACCATGCTGAGATCGTCGTCGTACGTCATGGACAAACAGACTGGAATGTTGATTATAGAATTCAG GGTCATTTGGATGTGAAATTAAATGAAGTTGGAAGGCAGCAAACACGCGCA GTAGCTGATAGACTATCCAAAGAACGTGAAATCTCTACTATTTACTCGTCCGATCTAAAACGAGCTATCGAGACAACAGAAGTGATTGCAGCCACTTGTGGTGTGAGGGAG GTTATCAAAGATCCAGATCTACGGGAACAAAATCCAGGAAAGCTTCAAGGCCTTAGTGAAATAGAGGCAGCTAGCCTTTATCCCCAGATTTATGAGGCCTACCGGTCCAGAAGGTGGGATCAAGAAATCCCG GGAGGTGAAAGTAAGGATCAGGTTTACCGGCGATGCACTAGTTGCTTGCAAAACATTGGCTTAAAGCACAAAG GGGGGCGAGTAGTGGTCGTCACTCATGGAACCGTGCACAGGTCTATCTACCGGCAGGCTCGCCCGAATGAAGGTCCTGCACCGAAGGTGCAAAATGGTTCGATCAGCATTTTGCACTTATTTAGCAGGGACGACTGGGTCATAAAGTCCTGGGGTGATCATAGCCATCTCAACCAAACAGAAGAGAAGCTCTAG
- the LOC120285952 gene encoding phosphoglycerate mutase-like protein 4 isoform X2, translated as MEDAVRIAKSVELGSRDAVELNDNRDARSVHPSVDHAEIVVVRHGQTDWNVDYRIQGHLDVKLNEVGRQQTRAVADRLSKEREISTIYSSDLKRAIETTEVIAATCGVREGGESKDQVYRRCTSCLQNIGLKHKGGRVVVVTHGTVHRSIYRQARPNEGPAPKVQNGSISILHLFSRDDWVIKSWGDHSHLNQTEEKL; from the exons ATGGAGGACGCAGTACGCATAGCGAAATCGGTGGAGCTAGGgtctag AGATGCTGTTGAATTGAATGATAATAGAGATGCTCGATCAGTTCACCCTAGTGTAGACCATGCTGAGATCGTCGTCGTACGTCATGGACAAACAGACTGGAATGTTGATTATAGAATTCAG GGTCATTTGGATGTGAAATTAAATGAAGTTGGAAGGCAGCAAACACGCGCA GTAGCTGATAGACTATCCAAAGAACGTGAAATCTCTACTATTTACTCGTCCGATCTAAAACGAGCTATCGAGACAACAGAAGTGATTGCAGCCACTTGTGGTGTGAGGGAG GGAGGTGAAAGTAAGGATCAGGTTTACCGGCGATGCACTAGTTGCTTGCAAAACATTGGCTTAAAGCACAAAG GGGGGCGAGTAGTGGTCGTCACTCATGGAACCGTGCACAGGTCTATCTACCGGCAGGCTCGCCCGAATGAAGGTCCTGCACCGAAGGTGCAAAATGGTTCGATCAGCATTTTGCACTTATTTAGCAGGGACGACTGGGTCATAAAGTCCTGGGGTGATCATAGCCATCTCAACCAAACAGAAGAGAAGCTCTAG
- the LOC104418588 gene encoding uncharacterized protein LOC104418588: MASHKEVCMAKWTEPLTNELVSLLVTEVTKGNRTTSTFNKTGWNNIHAEFNSRMGLNFSVIQLKNRVNKLKKHYSSFKKLLSQSGFGWDNINNKVVVDDQSVWESHIKNNNEWAKFRNEGFPRYPDLCIVFGDTYATGNYASGNIEEVVGYAEEVVMSSERDDNGGDNGDGGSGYAVGDPEEFDEQRIDDEAFIPDTTTTSNLKKHKHDRTPNSKRRRKSTRYDVSDTCKAIQEMIKIRTAQSTNGS; encoded by the exons ATGGCTTCCCACAAAGAGGTTTGTATGGCAAAGTGGACTGAGCCTTTGACCAATGAGCTTGTAAGCTTGTTGGTAACAGAGGTAACAAAGGGAAATCGCACCACTTCTACCTTCAACAAAACAGGATGGAATAACATACATGCCGAATTCAATAGCCGGATGGGACTCAACTTTAGTGTAATTCAGTTGAAGAACAGGGTCAACAAACTGAAGAAACATTATAGTAGTTTCAAGAAACTTTTGTCACAATCTGGATTTGGATGGGATAATATAAACAATAAGGTTGTTGTGGATGATCAAAGTGTGTGGGAGTCTCACATCAAG AATAATAACGAATGGGCTAAATTCAGAAATGAAGGGTTTCCTCGGTATCCCGATTTATGTATCGtgtttggtgatacatatgctactgggAACTATGCATCAGGAAATATAGAAGAAGTGGTAGGATATGCTGAAGAAGTGGTAATGTCCTCTGAGAGAGATGACAATGGTGGTGACAATGGTGATGGTGGTAGTGGTTATGCAGTAGGTGATCCAGAGGAATTTGATGAACAGCGTATTGATGATGAGGCCTTCATACCTGATACGACTACTACCTCAAATCTTAAGAAACACAAGCATGATAGGACTCCAAATtctaagaggaggaggaagagtacCAGATATGATGTTAGTGACACCTGCAAAGCCAttcaagaaatgattaaaatcaGGACGGCTCAATCAACAAATGGCTCGTGA